The Diospyros lotus cultivar Yz01 chromosome 15, ASM1463336v1, whole genome shotgun sequence genome has a window encoding:
- the LOC127792144 gene encoding uncharacterized protein LOC127792144 yields the protein MGSKKSDNPPFGDGASPGKIFIGGLAKDATLDQFTKYFGRYGEITDSVIMKDRHTGRPRGFGFITYADPSVVDTVIAETHVINGKQVEIKRTIPKGSSESKDFKTKKVFVGGIPTSVTEDEFKGFFSKYGKVVENEIIRDHATKRSRGFGFIVFDNEEVVDNLLANGNMIDMAGTQVEVKKAEPKKPSNPAPASGYGSDSRGRGYGDGFGGFGNSYSGFSSGGYGPASYRSLGSGLGGGGGAGGRLGDYGGYGSGGSEFGGRYGDFGGGSDYMGYRGEPSLGYSSRFGSYSGGFGGGYGGSGFGPYGRGGGGYGSYGSGSGSGPGYDSGPGAGYGGGGGLYGSRAGYSGGSRYHPYAR from the exons ATGGGTTCGAAGAAATCCGACAATCCACCCTTCGGCGACGGCGCTAGTCCTGG GAAAATTTTCATCGGAGGTTTAGCCAAAGATGCGACGTTAG ATCAGTTTACGAAGTACTTTGGGAGGTACGGGGAGATAACAGACTCGGTTATCATGAAAGATCGGCACACGGGTAGGCCAAGGGGATTTGGGTTTATAACCTACGCTGATCCATCTGTCGTAGACACCGTTATAGCCGAAACTCATGTCATCAATGGAAAACAG GTTGAAATCAAAAGGACAATTCCAAAAGGATCTTCTGAATCCAAGGACTTCAAAACGAAAAAGGTATTTGTTGGTGGGATACCAACATCTGTTACTGAAG ATGAGTTCAAGGGTTTCTTTTCGAAGTATGGGAAGGTAGTGGAAAATGAGATAATTCGAGATCATGCAACTAAACGGTCACGTGGATTTGGGTTTATTGTATTTGACAATGAAGAAGTAGTTGATAATTTGCTGGCAAATGGAAATATGATTGATATGGCAGGCACACAG GTTGAGGTCAAGAAGGCTGAACCAAAGAAACCCTCAAATCCAGCACCTGCTTCTGGATATGGTAGTGATTCTAGGGGCCGTGGATATGGTGATGGTTTTGGTGGATTTGGCAACTCCTATAGCGGTTTCAGCAGTGGCGGTTATGGCCCTGCTTCTTATAGGTCACTTGGCAGTGgtcttggtggtggtggtggtgctgGTGGTAGGCTTGGTGATTACGGTGGATATGGTAGCGGAGGAAGTGAATTTGGTGGGCGTTATGGTGACTTTGGTGGTGGCAGTGATTACATGGGTTATCGGGGAGAGCCTTCACTTGGCTATTCTAGTCGCTTTGGCTCCTACTCTGGAGGCTTTGGTGGGGGCTATGGTGGAAGTGGATTTGGTCCATATGGCCGCGGTGGTGGAGGCTATGGCAGTTATGGCAGCGGCTCAGGATCTGGTCCCGGTTATGATTCCGGCCCTGGTGCTGGTTATGGTGGAGGAGGGGGACTCTATGGGTCTAGGGCAGGCTATAGTGGAGGTAGTCGATACCACCCTTATGCAAGGTAG